A single region of the Nicotiana sylvestris chromosome 6, ASM39365v2, whole genome shotgun sequence genome encodes:
- the LOC138870313 gene encoding uncharacterized protein, with protein sequence MIEKHKQWHKKLSFAFLGYHTTVRISTGETPYMLVYGREVVIPAEVEIPSLRIIHEEELDDAEWIKGRYEQLALIDGKRIYTVCHGQLYQNRMSRAFNKRVKLRQFARGQLVLKKIFPHQNEAKGRFSPN encoded by the coding sequence atgatagagaagcataagcagtggcacaagaagctatcatttgctttttTAGGATATCACACCACAGTCCGCATATCAACTGGGGAAACCCCCTACATGCTGGTATATGGCAGAGAAGTGGTCATTCCCGctgaagtagaaatcccttccttgaggatcatacatGAAGaagagctcgacgatgcagaatggataaaaGGTCGATATGAGCAGTTAGCCCTCATAGACGGAAAGAGGATATAcacagtttgccatggtcaactttatcaaaacaggatgtctagagccttcaacaaaagagttaagctGAGACAGTTCGCAcgggggcagctggtgttaaagaaaattttcccgcatcaaaatgaagcaaaagggaggttctctcccaactag
- the LOC138870314 gene encoding uncharacterized protein, whose translation MAVSANKRLGYLEQCFVELERKFLKRIEDCQNAEGNKCGHLARAYMLLGLRELVKLFDGAKDAESGEGSSGTKFRFNTENAPDVFYIQNQKKKPTETFCEYATRWRSEVTKLYERLKVAGYATHIPTITPKNPPQWVNPNKSYAYHSGMKGHTIDECRSLKDKIQALIDNKIIVAKEPSSNVCNNPLPDHKGGGVHMIEIEDDWDPKGSIGLITEGDDPKKPIVTLNLIVFQIQPSGDAEVNMSMPLEFEAPSSAKMLTPIVIKFMSPANASTPFEIAVLPPKVHAPFGVKIATPISVAMSVVTPFHTNSIPWDYTAEARRKGKVKFGEAVAAQGMMRTGRNALLRVLSEAYVPSNIIGGEMENMVGQVLENHKITFLEEKLPLEGLSHNKALHITVQCEDYFITRIQIDGGSSFNICPLVTFMTLGKRLHEIKDGAINVKAFDGSQRSTIGEISLCLQMRPTWFDIDFQVIDVSASYNLLLGQPWIQSAGVVTLTLY comes from the exons atggctgtcagtgctaacaagcgactgggatacttggagcagTGTTTCGtagagctggaaaggaaatttctcaaaagaatcgaggattgccagaatgctgaaggaaacaagtgtggacacctagccagagcttacatgttgctgggacttcgcgagttggtgaAGCTGTttgatggagccaaagatgccgagtctggggaaggttcttctgggaccaa attcaggttcaacacagaaaatgcaccagacgtgttctacatccagaaccaaaagaagaagcccacagaaacattctgcgagtatgctactcgctggagatcagaagttACTAAG ctgtacgaaaggctcaaagttgctggttatgcCACTCATATCCCTACCATAACCCCTAAGAACCCtcctcaatgggtcaatccaaacaaatcctatgcataccattccggcatgaaaggacataccatcgatgaatgtcgctccctgaaagacaagatccaggccctaattgataacaagattattgtggcaaaagaGCCTTCTTCAAATGTctgcaataaccctctgccagaccacaagggtggaggtgttcacatgattgaaatagaggatgattgggaccccaagggatcgatcggtttgatcacagaaggcgacgatccaaagaagccaatagtcacccttaatctgATTGTAttccagattcagccttctggggacgccgaggtaaatatgtccatgccacttgagtttgaagcaccatcctCTGCAAAGATGCTAACACCGATTGTGATCAAATTTATGTCACCAGCAAATGCATCTACACCTTTCGAAATTGCAGTTTTACCGCCTAAGGtgcatgctccgttcggagtgaaGATAGCCACGCCAATTTCGGTGGCAATGTCTGtcgtaacaccattccatacaaattccataccttgggactacacagccgaggcaagaagaaaagggaaggtcaaGTTCGGGGAAGccgttgcagcacagggtatgatgagaaccggtagg aatgccttgttaagggtgctgagtgaggcctatgtaccaagtaacatcatCGGAGGAgagatggaaaacatggtagggcaggtattggaaaatcacaagatcacttttcttGAAGAGAAGTTGCCactagaagggttgagtcacaacaaggcgttgcacatcaccgtgcaatgtgaagattattttatcaccagaatccagattgatggagggtccagcttcaacatttgtccattggtaacatTCATGACATTGGGTAAAAGGCTACacgagatcaaggacggggccatcaacgtcaaagcttttgacggttcccaaaggtccaccattggggaaattagcttgtgtttgcaaatgaggcctacttggttcgatatTGATTTCCAAGTAATAGACGTGTCGGcgtcttacaatttgttgttaggACAACCATGGATTCAGTCCGCTGGGGTCGTAACATTAACACTATATTag